CTGCTGCACGCGCTGCACGAGAACGGGGTGCCCGCCGCGCCGGAGATCGGGATCCCGTTCTCGCTGGGCTTCATCGTGCTGGTGCTCGCGGTCACCACGACCACCAGCCTGATCGCCTCCCGCCGACGCGCGTCGGCCCGGACGGAGATCCCGTCCGGGCCGACCGACTGACCCTCGGTCAGACCACGATCTTGCTCAGGTCGGGGGCGCCCTTGGTGCCGCTGCCCGAGAACTCGATGGTGTTGGAGCTGCCGGTCTTCAGCTGGACGGTCACGCTGTAGCTGCCGATCACGCTGTAGCTGCTGGCGGAGGTCTCCGGGAAGTTCACCGTCTGGCTGCTGCCGTTGACGGTGATCACGGCGGGCTTCGCCGCACCCACGGCGAGGTAGTACACCGTCATGGTGTAGCTGCCGGAAGCGGACTCGGAGACATCGGCGAAGGTCACCGTGCCGGCACCGCCGCCGCCGACGCTGCTGACCTTCTCCCCGCCGGTGCAGGCGGTGCAGCTGTTGGCGTCGGCGCTGCCGCCCAGGCTCGCCGAGGCGGCCAGGTAGGTACGGCCGCCGGCGGGCGCGGTCGCCGTGGAGCTGGGACTGGCGGACGCGCTGGCGCTGGCGGAGGCACTGGCGCTGGCGGACGCGCTGGAGCTGGCGGACGGGCTGGAGCTGGAGCCGGGGCCGGAGATCACCAGGGTCGGGAAGGTCCACTGCGCCGAGGCGCTGGAGCAACTGCCGGTCTTCAGCGTGGCCCCGGAGGCCTGGTAGCACTTCTTGCCGGTCTGGATGTCCGACATGGTGCCGTTGGGATTCTGCGACCACTGTTGACCCGGCCCGCCGGTGCAGGTGTCGAGGACGAGGCTGCTGCTCCCGGACTCGTCCGCGCACAGGCCGTTGAGCTGGAGGAAGGTGCCGTCGAAGATGAACTGCTGTTCGGCCGAGCCATTGCAGGCCGCCATGTCGAGTTTGACGCCGTTGCTCTTGCTGTCACCCGGATCGTCGATGCAGGTGCCGGTCGAGTTGTTCTTCCACTGCCCGAGCGTGGTCGTCGGTTTGGCCCCGCCGTAGCAGGCGTTGGTGCTGGTGTTGAAGATCGGGGTGGGGTCGTAGGTCTCGGTCGACGGCGGGTCGACGACCGCGGACTCCATGAACGGGGAGCCGTTCGCGTTGCTCTTGGTCAGCGCGTCCTCGCAGTCGATCGCGGCCATGGCGTTGCCGCCCTGGCCACCGAGCCAGAGGTCGAAGTGCCAGAGGTTGGGGCCGCCGTCGGGGCCCTGGCCGGACCAGTCGGCGTCGCACTCCCCGCAGTCGTCCTCCATGATGAAGTACTTCTCGACCCGGGGGACGTAGATGATCGTCCCGGGGGCGAGCTCCGACTTGTCGGTGGCGAAGGTGATCGGGTCGGCGTAGGTGCCGGTGCCGCCCGCCGTCTGGTGGATCTGCGGGTAGGCGATGGCCGAACCGGGCGGGGTGTTGTCCCAGTAGCCGTAGAACGTCAGATAGGCCTGCTGGGTGGTGGACGCGCCGGCGGTGGGCGCGCCCATCAGCATGGCGGCGACGGCAGTCAGCAGGGCTGTGCAGAGGGTGAGCACGGTTGCGGTGAGCGTACGTCTGCGCACGGTGCCTCCATGATTGACCGGGGTCGTACAACGTGGGTGCCAGCGTCGGCCCGGGGGGTCGCCAAGTCAAGGTCTTGTTAGGAAGCTTTTCTAACTTGTTTTCAATCGGTCGATTTCGAGGCCCGGTTGACGGTCCGTCAACCGGCTTCCGCAGCAAGGCCCTCGCGAATGATCGAGGTCAGCACGCCGCGCAGCCAGAGGTGTGCCGGATCGGTGTCCAGCCGCAGGTGCCAGGCCATGTCCAGGCGGGTCGGGGGCAGGTCCAGCGGGATCTCCAGCACCTCCAGGGGCAGCACCTCGGCCATCCGGGTGGCGAAGTGCACCGGCAGCAGTGCCAGCAGCTCCGACTCCAGGGCCATGAAGCAGGCCGCGCCATGGGTCGGCGCCGTCGCCAGCACCTGCCGGGACAGGCCCAGTTGGTCCAGCAGCTCGTCCACCACGCCCCGGAACCGGCCGCGCCGGGAGACCACGACCTGCGGCAGCGAGGTGAACTGTGCGAGCGTCAGCATCCCGGACCGGTCCGCCGGGCGCACCGCGCCGGTCCGCGCCACGGCGACCTGCCGGTCCTCGAACAGCGAGGTGCTGCGGATGTCGGCCGGCAGCTCGGCCGGCGCGCTCAGGTCGAGGTCCACCCGGTCCCGCAGGTCGGCCGGGTCCTCGTCGCCCTCCGGCAGGATCCGCAGCCGGACCCCCGGGGCCTCCCGGGCCACCCGGGCGGTCACCGCCGCGCCCAGGACCACGGCCACCGCGTCGTTGGTCCGGATGGTGAACTCCCGCTGCAGGGAGCCGATGTCGACCGGCGGCGGCGGCCGGAGCGCCGCCAGGGCCTCCGCCAGGGCGGCCTCCACCTGGGGCTGCAGTTCGCGGGCCCGGGGTGTCAGCGCCAGCCCGCGTCCGGCCGGGACCAGCAGCGGGTCGCCCACCACCCGGCGCAGCCGCCCGAGCGTCCTGCTCATCGCGGAGGCCGACACCCGCATCTCCTCGGCGGCCCCGGTGACGCTGCCCTCGCGGAGCAGGGCGTCGAGGGCGGGCAGCAGGTTCAGGTCCGGTAGTTGCATGAGACGCAATACTAGCTTCGCAATCAGGAACTGGTGCTCAGCATTCGCGCTCGGCAGCATGGAGGAATGATCGACACACGCCACCGCCGCACCGCATTCCTGATAGCGGGCTGCTTCTTCATGGAGATGCTGGACGGAACCATCGTCTCCACCGCCGCCCCGCAGCTCGGGGCCTCCCTCCACACCGCAGCGGTCTCGGTCGGACTGGTGGTCACCGCCTACCTGCTGACCGTCGCCACGCTGATCCCGCTCAGCGGCTGGCTGGCCGCCCGGTACGGGCCCCGCCGGACCATGCTCGGCGCCATCGCGCTGTTCACCCTGGCCTCGCTCGCCTGCGCGGCCAGCTCCGACCTGGCCGAACTGGTCGCCATGCGGGTGCTCCAGGGCGTGGGCGGGGCGATGATGGTCCCGGTCGGCCGAATGGTCGTGCTCGGCCCGGCCGCCAAGCCCGACATCCCCCGGCTGATGGCGTACATCGTCTGGCCCGGGCTGGTCGCCCCCGTGGTCGCCCCGCTGCTGGGTGGGCTGATCACCACCTACGCCGACTGGCACTGGCTGTTCCTGGTCAACCTGCCGCTGGGGCTGGCCGCCTTCGCCGTCACCTGGCGGCTCGTCACCGGCGGCCCGCAGCCGGACTCTCCGCCGCTGGACCGGATCGGGGTGCTGCTCACCTGCGCCGGTCTGGCCGGGGTCACCTGGACCGCCCACCTGCTCTCCGGCACGCCCACCCCCTGGGCCACGGCCGCACTGCTCGGTGCGGCCTCCGCCACCGTGCTGGCCCTCGCCGTCCGGCACCTGCTGCGCGCCCCGCACCCGCTGGTGGCGCTGCGGGTGCTGAGCGCCCCCGGGCTGCGCGCCTCGGTCGTCGGCGGCACGCTCTACTGGGCGGTCGTCGGAGCGGTGCCGTTCCTGCTGCCGCTGCTGTTCGAGGAGGTCTTCGACTGGAGCCCGGTGAAGTCCGGCGCGCTGGTGCTCTTCGTCTTCGTCGGCAACATCGGCGTCAAGCCGGCCACCACCTGGCTGATGAACCGTTTCGGCTTCCGCGTGCTGCTGATGGCCAGCACCCTGGTGCTGGCCGCGACCATGGCCGGCTGCGCGCTGCTCACCGCCGCCACCCCGCCGGTGCTGATCGCGCTGCTGGCCGCGCTGAGCGGCGTGGCCCGCTCCGTCGGCATGACCGGCTACTCGGTCCTGGCCGTCAGCGACACCCCGCCGGAGCGGATGCGCGACGCCAACACCCTGTCGGCGACGCTCACCCAGACGGCGGCCGGGCTGGGCATCGCGGTCGCCGCGGTGGCGCTGCGGCTGGGCGGGGCGATCAGCGGCGACCCGGCGACGGTCTACGGCACCGCCTTCGGCGTGCTCGGCCTGCTGGCCCTGCTCGCCGCCGTCGACGCCTTCCGGCTGCACCCGGCCACCGGTGACGCGGTGCTCCGCCCCGGTGGCGGGCAGCCGACCGGCCCGGCGGGCATCCTCACCGTCGACCGCGCGGCGGCCCCGGCTCCGGCCGCCGAGTAGGCCGCCGAGTAGGCCGCCGCACGGAAACGCGACGGCGCCCCCGTACCGGAGGACCGGTGCGGGGGCGCCGTCGACGCGCTGGGATCGATCAGATCACACGTCAGATGACGCGGATGTTCTCGGCCTGCGGGCCCTTCTGGCCCTGCGTGACCTCGAACTCGACCTTCTGGCCCTCAAGGAGCTCGCGGAAGCCCTGCGCGTTGATGTTCGAGTAGTGAGCGAAGACGTCGGCGCCGCCGCCGTCCTGCTCGATGAAGCCGAAGCCCTTTTCAGCGTTGAACCACTTCACGGTACCGGTGGCCATATTGGTCTCCTTCTTGTACAGGGGCTGGTGCCAGAGCCCACCCTGTGTGGACTCCGTGTCGCCGGGATGATCACCCTGGTCATGAAGAGACCTGCAAAAGCACGAACGCCCGTGATCGCGATCACGGGCGGCCAAACTTAGGGAACCACGCACTGCAACTGATCACCAGAATACAGGGGGAGGGCCGGGGGTCGTCAACAGATTCCGGTGATCTCTACGACCCCCGGATCCGGGCGCCCGCCCGGGTTCTGGGCGCTTTCGCACGGCTTTGGGCGTCCTTGCCCAGAGGTTCCGAAAGGGCTCGGGACCGGCTCCGGCCCACCGGCGACATGCCTCCCGAGCTGCGGTGAACGCGTCGCGTGGTCGTCCGGCCGCGCATCGTGTACGGTTTTGCCCTGTAGTAGTCGTGGTTCTCGACGTTTGTACGCCCGTGATCCCGATCGCGGGCGTTTCTGTTGTTTGCGATCTTCGTCATGAGCAGTGCGGGCGGCGACTGCGGAGTCCGCACGGTGCGGCTCCTGCGCGACTGCATGAGGAGAGCAACAGACATGGCCACCGGTACCGTCAAGTGGTTCAACGCCGAAAAGGGCTTCGGCTTCATCGAGCAGGACGGCGGCGGCGCCGACGTCTTCGCCCACTACTCCAACATCAACGCCCAGGGCTTCCGCGAGCTCCTTGAGGGCCAGAAGGTCGAGTTCGACGTCACGCAGGGCCAGAAGGGCCCGCAGGCCGAGAACATCCGCCCGCTGTAAGGCTCCCCGCCTGAGCGTGTGACCAACGCGATGTGCCCCCGTACCGCTCTGCCGGTACGGGGGCACATCGCGTTTCCGGGGTCCGCGCCGGGTGGCCCCGGTGCGGGGCGCGTGCTTCCGTGGACGGGGTATCCGGGGACCGGGGGCGTGTGAGGAGGACACTGTGGGTGTCGAACCGTACTCGTTGAGGATCCGCCAGGCCGGCAGCTCGCTGGTGCACGTCGCCCGGCGCACCGGCATCGACGCCGAGACCCCCTGCGGCTACCGCCCCGGGGCCGGCCACTACACCGTGGTCGCGGCGGAGCCGGTGAGCTGCCCCGACTGCGTCCGCCACGCCGAGGACCGGCTGGCCGAGGTCCCCGGCGGACGCTGACCGCCGTCCCGCGTCCGCGGCTACCAGCCGCGGGCGCGCCACTCGGCGAGGTGCGGGCGCTCCGCGCCGAGCGTGGTGTCGTCGCCGTGGCCCGGGTAGATCCAGGTCTCGTCGGAGAGCGGGCCGAAGACCTTCTCCTCCAGCCCGTCCATCAGCGAGGTGAAGGCCACCGGGTCGAGGGTCCGCCCGGGGCCGCCCGGGAAGAGGCAGTCGCCGGTGAAGACGTGGGAGTGGCCCTGCGGGTCGTCGTAGACCA
The Streptacidiphilus albus JL83 genome window above contains:
- a CDS encoding LysR family transcriptional regulator translates to MQLPDLNLLPALDALLREGSVTGAAEEMRVSASAMSRTLGRLRRVVGDPLLVPAGRGLALTPRARELQPQVEAALAEALAALRPPPPVDIGSLQREFTIRTNDAVAVVLGAAVTARVAREAPGVRLRILPEGDEDPADLRDRVDLDLSAPAELPADIRSTSLFEDRQVAVARTGAVRPADRSGMLTLAQFTSLPQVVVSRRGRFRGVVDELLDQLGLSRQVLATAPTHGAACFMALESELLALLPVHFATRMAEVLPLEVLEIPLDLPPTRLDMAWHLRLDTDPAHLWLRGVLTSIIREGLAAEAG
- a CDS encoding ricin-type beta-trefoil lectin domain protein, with product MRRRTLTATVLTLCTALLTAVAAMLMGAPTAGASTTQQAYLTFYGYWDNTPPGSAIAYPQIHQTAGGTGTYADPITFATDKSELAPGTIIYVPRVEKYFIMEDDCGECDADWSGQGPDGGPNLWHFDLWLGGQGGNAMAAIDCEDALTKSNANGSPFMESAVVDPPSTETYDPTPIFNTSTNACYGGAKPTTTLGQWKNNSTGTCIDDPGDSKSNGVKLDMAACNGSAEQQFIFDGTFLQLNGLCADESGSSSLVLDTCTGGPGQQWSQNPNGTMSDIQTGKKCYQASGATLKTGSCSSASAQWTFPTLVISGPGSSSSPSASSSASASASASASASASASPSSTATAPAGGRTYLAASASLGGSADANSCTACTGGEKVSSVGGGGAGTVTFADVSESASGSYTMTVYYLAVGAAKPAVITVNGSSQTVNFPETSASSYSVIGSYSVTVQLKTGSSNTIEFSGSGTKGAPDLSKIVV
- a CDS encoding MFS transporter; this encodes MIDTRHRRTAFLIAGCFFMEMLDGTIVSTAAPQLGASLHTAAVSVGLVVTAYLLTVATLIPLSGWLAARYGPRRTMLGAIALFTLASLACAASSDLAELVAMRVLQGVGGAMMVPVGRMVVLGPAAKPDIPRLMAYIVWPGLVAPVVAPLLGGLITTYADWHWLFLVNLPLGLAAFAVTWRLVTGGPQPDSPPLDRIGVLLTCAGLAGVTWTAHLLSGTPTPWATAALLGAASATVLALAVRHLLRAPHPLVALRVLSAPGLRASVVGGTLYWAVVGAVPFLLPLLFEEVFDWSPVKSGALVLFVFVGNIGVKPATTWLMNRFGFRVLLMASTLVLAATMAGCALLTAATPPVLIALLAALSGVARSVGMTGYSVLAVSDTPPERMRDANTLSATLTQTAAGLGIAVAAVALRLGGAISGDPATVYGTAFGVLGLLALLAAVDAFRLHPATGDAVLRPGGGQPTGPAGILTVDRAAAPAPAAE
- a CDS encoding cold-shock protein → MATGTVKWFNAEKGFGFIEQDGGGADVFAHYSNINAQGFRELLEGQKVEFEVTQGQKGPQAENIRVI
- a CDS encoding cold-shock protein; this translates as MATGTVKWFNAEKGFGFIEQDGGGADVFAHYSNINAQGFRELLEGQKVEFDVTQGQKGPQAENIRPL